Proteins encoded by one window of uncultured Draconibacterium sp.:
- a CDS encoding histidine kinase, whose amino-acid sequence MNGLLHIVHKVQGSKWLRIFYHLIFWLVVGSFYFLIFNWNSAFPEVSVIFTIGLLPVAILVTYLFNYLLVPKYLGNKRYGSFLYLSFLTLLASTWLSFLIVFYALIHILTKEAYLEPAVLHPELQVISLNFIVFFAIAVKQIKRAFFMQQEKNELEKAQLNMELKLKEAELKLLKAQIHPHFLFNTLNNLYGLAMEKSDEAPALVLRLSDILDYILYRCNEKRVLLFDEISNLKNYIAIEKLRYSEKLSVNIDFPKETDNLQIAPLLLLPFVENAFKHGVSNHPGNPSVDISIKIKHTHMLFCISNSKNPAVEQVPSDSKGIGLQNVQKRLELLYPNKYELKIEEKEATFSVTLSLELAE is encoded by the coding sequence ATGAATGGGCTACTACATATCGTACATAAAGTTCAAGGCTCGAAATGGCTTAGAATATTTTACCATCTTATATTTTGGCTTGTTGTTGGTTCTTTCTATTTTCTGATTTTTAACTGGAACAGCGCTTTCCCTGAAGTTTCCGTCATTTTTACCATCGGTCTGCTTCCTGTTGCAATACTTGTTACATACCTGTTCAACTATCTGCTGGTGCCCAAATACCTTGGCAATAAAAGATACGGCAGCTTTCTATATCTCAGTTTTCTAACGCTGCTGGCGTCAACATGGTTGTCGTTTTTAATCGTGTTTTATGCTTTAATACACATCCTGACCAAAGAAGCCTATCTTGAACCGGCCGTTTTGCATCCCGAGCTCCAGGTAATTTCACTGAATTTTATCGTGTTTTTTGCCATTGCAGTAAAACAGATAAAACGTGCCTTTTTTATGCAGCAGGAAAAAAACGAGTTGGAGAAGGCCCAGCTGAATATGGAGCTGAAGTTAAAAGAAGCAGAACTAAAACTTCTGAAAGCACAGATCCATCCGCACTTTCTATTCAACACACTTAATAACTTGTACGGACTCGCCATGGAGAAATCGGATGAAGCTCCGGCTCTTGTTTTACGCCTCTCGGATATTCTCGATTACATCTTATACCGTTGCAACGAAAAGCGGGTGCTGCTGTTCGATGAGATCAGCAACCTGAAAAATTACATTGCAATCGAAAAACTGAGGTATTCCGAAAAGCTGTCCGTTAATATCGATTTCCCAAAAGAAACCGACAATCTGCAAATTGCACCGCTCCTGCTTCTTCCTTTTGTTGAAAATGCATTTAAGCACGGTGTAAGCAATCATCCGGGAAATCCGAGTGTTGACATCAGCATTAAAATAAAACATACGCATATGTTGTTTTGCATAAGCAATTCAAAGAATCCGGCCGTAGAACAAGTCCCTTCAGATTCTAAAGGCATAGGACTACAAAATGTACAGAAACGACTTGAGCTGCTTTACCCGAACAAATACGAGCTGAAAATCGAAGAGAAAGAAGCTACTTTTTCCGTAACTTTATCCTTAGAATTAGCTGAATAA
- a CDS encoding LytTR family DNA-binding domain-containing protein, whose amino-acid sequence MYRCIIIDDEPIAIRVIRNHLSVFTDFEVVAECRNALEAMPVIQKENIDLMFCDIQMPQITGVDFIRSLSYPPKVIFTTAYRDYAIDAFELNVVDYLLKPISFERFTKAINHFLELEAPQNTLSEHVSTNNNRDFIFLKADKKHYKVNLADLLYFESLGDYVIAYTTDQKIITKERIGHLPDILPAGSFLQIHRGYIVSIDKIESIGAGFVEINGKKLPVGRNYKPRLQKLLSS is encoded by the coding sequence ATGTACCGGTGTATCATCATAGACGACGAACCAATTGCCATCCGTGTAATTCGAAATCATCTTTCGGTTTTCACCGATTTTGAGGTAGTTGCCGAATGCAGGAATGCATTGGAAGCAATGCCGGTTATACAGAAAGAAAACATCGATCTGATGTTTTGCGATATTCAGATGCCGCAAATTACCGGAGTCGATTTTATCCGTTCTCTGTCGTATCCGCCCAAAGTTATTTTTACCACTGCTTATCGCGATTATGCCATCGATGCTTTTGAATTAAACGTGGTTGACTACCTGCTAAAACCCATCTCATTCGAACGTTTTACAAAGGCAATCAACCATTTTCTTGAACTTGAAGCGCCACAAAACACGCTCTCCGAACATGTTTCAACCAATAATAATCGTGATTTCATTTTTCTGAAAGCAGATAAAAAACACTACAAAGTTAACCTGGCCGATCTTCTCTATTTCGAAAGCCTGGGCGATTATGTAATTGCCTACACCACCGATCAAAAAATTATAACCAAAGAACGCATTGGGCACCTTCCCGATATTCTACCGGCTGGTTCTTTTCTGCAAATTCATCGCGGCTATATTGTTTCAATCGATAAAATAGAATCGATTGGTGCCGGCTTCGTGGAAATTAATGGGAAGAAATTACCTGTTGGCAGAAATTACAAACCCCGGCTTCAGAAATTGTTGTCGAGTTAA
- a CDS encoding cation diffusion facilitator family transporter: protein MQNNKYIFREGWISIFANIVLFGLKYWAGIITGSVALIADAWHTLTDSVSSVIVLIGGKISSKPADDDHPFGHGRAEHIAAIIIGVLLAIVAFDFVLRSIDKFGTREQTVFGPIAWIVTIISIVCKELLAQYAFWGFRKTNSSILKADGWHHRTDALSSVIILIGLLVGKYFWWTDAVLGFIVAIMIGYASFEILSKEIKSLLGESPSDELLDSIHKTVSNVCKYQVNLHHIHLHHYGHHTEMSCHIKLPPEMSLFETHEICTKIEKIIKKEFGYITTIHPEPLS, encoded by the coding sequence ATGCAAAACAATAAATACATATTCCGCGAAGGATGGATATCGATTTTTGCCAACATTGTACTTTTCGGGCTGAAATATTGGGCAGGAATTATAACAGGATCGGTGGCTTTAATAGCTGATGCCTGGCATACGCTTACCGACTCGGTTTCGTCGGTAATTGTTCTAATTGGTGGAAAAATATCGAGTAAACCGGCCGACGACGATCACCCTTTTGGACACGGGCGTGCTGAACATATTGCTGCAATAATTATTGGGGTTTTACTCGCAATTGTTGCCTTCGATTTTGTACTAAGATCAATCGATAAATTCGGCACCCGCGAACAAACTGTTTTTGGCCCAATTGCATGGATCGTAACGATAATATCAATTGTTTGCAAAGAATTGCTTGCGCAGTATGCTTTTTGGGGATTCAGAAAAACGAACTCAAGTATTTTAAAAGCTGATGGCTGGCACCACCGAACCGATGCACTTTCCTCCGTAATTATTTTAATTGGATTGCTTGTGGGGAAATATTTCTGGTGGACCGATGCTGTTTTAGGATTTATTGTAGCCATTATGATTGGTTATGCAAGTTTCGAAATACTTTCGAAAGAAATAAAATCGCTTTTGGGAGAAAGCCCATCCGACGAATTGCTTGACTCAATTCATAAAACCGTGAGTAATGTGTGCAAATACCAGGTTAACCTGCACCACATTCATTTACATCATTACGGGCATCATACAGAAATGAGCTGCCATATTAAACTTCCGCCGGAAATGTCGCTTTTTGAAACACACGAAATATGCACAAAAATTGAAAAGATAATTAAAAAGGAATTTGGTTACATCACCACTATTCATCCTGAGCCTTTGAGCTAA
- a CDS encoding family 20 glycosylhydrolase, translating into MRKISVLSILVILMSMFQSCSEKIETDLTQTAFIPKPTSVTATGDGYNLTKASLIYVQEGPAGLLSTAEFLAEKINQLTGNSAETKTTNSTPSKGVYISIAEDGELNKQGYELKINKNLISIKGADAEGCFFGLQTLLQTLPVTTNNAQPLYVPTGTITDSPEYYYRGSMLDVSRHFFNVEEVKQYIDFLAMYKMNVLHLHLSDDQGWRIEIKSWPKLTEIGGQTEVGGGKGGFYTQEQYKELVQYAADRQIMIVPEIDMPGHTNAALASYAELNCDGKARELYTGTEVGFSTLCTDKEITYQFIDDVIRELAEITPGPYIHIGGDESHVTAHDDYVYFVNKVQDIVKKHGKKIIGWDEIANAKLIDDITVQFWADLENTTMGVEKGAQVLMSPAARAYLDMQYDSTTHLGLHWAGYIEVDHGYDWDPATLVEGITKENILGIEAPLWSETVTNIDEVEYMTFPRLPGYAEIGWTAPAERNWDEYKTRLAKHGKRFEALGIDYYKSALVPWVE; encoded by the coding sequence ATGAGAAAGATATCAGTATTGTCAATTTTAGTAATCCTCATGTCTATGTTTCAATCCTGTTCAGAGAAAATTGAAACCGATCTTACCCAAACGGCATTCATTCCAAAGCCAACAAGTGTAACAGCAACCGGCGATGGCTATAACCTCACAAAGGCAAGTTTGATATATGTGCAAGAAGGACCTGCGGGACTACTTAGTACTGCTGAATTTTTAGCAGAAAAAATCAACCAGCTTACGGGAAATTCGGCAGAAACAAAAACAACTAATAGTACTCCCTCTAAAGGAGTTTATATTTCAATTGCTGAAGACGGGGAATTAAACAAGCAAGGTTATGAGCTAAAAATTAACAAAAACCTGATATCAATTAAGGGTGCCGATGCTGAAGGATGTTTCTTTGGCCTTCAAACGCTTCTGCAAACATTACCTGTTACCACTAATAATGCACAGCCTCTATATGTTCCTACCGGAACTATTACCGATTCACCTGAATACTACTACCGTGGTTCAATGCTCGATGTTTCTCGTCACTTTTTCAATGTTGAAGAAGTAAAACAATACATCGATTTTCTGGCCATGTACAAAATGAATGTACTTCACCTGCACTTGTCGGACGATCAAGGCTGGAGAATTGAAATCAAGTCGTGGCCAAAACTTACCGAAATTGGTGGCCAAACTGAAGTTGGTGGTGGTAAAGGTGGTTTTTATACACAGGAACAATACAAAGAACTGGTTCAGTACGCTGCCGATCGGCAGATTATGATCGTACCTGAAATTGATATGCCGGGACACACCAACGCAGCACTAGCATCGTATGCAGAATTAAATTGTGATGGGAAAGCCCGCGAGCTATACACCGGAACCGAGGTTGGATTCAGTACACTTTGCACCGACAAAGAAATTACTTACCAGTTTATTGACGATGTAATTCGCGAACTGGCAGAGATAACTCCTGGTCCTTACATCCATATTGGTGGCGACGAATCGCACGTTACAGCACACGACGATTATGTGTATTTTGTAAATAAGGTGCAAGACATTGTAAAAAAACACGGCAAAAAAATTATTGGCTGGGACGAAATTGCCAATGCCAAACTGATCGATGATATAACTGTACAATTCTGGGCTGATTTAGAGAATACAACGATGGGTGTTGAAAAAGGTGCTCAGGTATTAATGTCGCCAGCTGCGCGTGCTTATCTTGATATGCAGTACGATTCAACAACTCACCTTGGTTTGCACTGGGCCGGTTACATTGAAGTAGATCATGGTTACGACTGGGATCCGGCAACGCTTGTTGAAGGCATTACCAAAGAAAATATTCTGGGAATTGAAGCACCGCTTTGGTCGGAAACAGTTACCAATATCGACGAAGTGGAATACATGACCTTCCCTCGTCTGCCGGGATATGCCGAAATTGGATGGACAGCACCGGCTGAAAGAAACTGGGATGAATACAAAACCCGTTTGGCCAAACATGGCAAACGCTTCGAAGCTTTGGGCATCGATTATTACAAATCAGCCTTGGTTCCGTGGGTAGAGTAG
- a CDS encoding alpha-L-fucosidase, with protein MKRLLLPFCFSLLITISYAQKYDANWKSIDNRPVPQWFEDVKFGIFIHWGVYSVPAWAPANADIGVYAKYAEWYGFRINDDSKAGKLFREYHNKMYGEDFIYQDFAPRFKAQHWDPEQWAELFKRAGAKYVVLTSKHHEGFTLWPSAQSWNWNSVDIGPHRDICGDLTTAVKNAGLHMGFYYSLYEWYNPLYNNNLQKYVDDHMIPQMKDLVTSYEPDILWTDGEWDHPSEDWKSTEFLAWLYNESPVKDQICVNDRWGKETRSKHGGFFTTEYDLVHDGKSNGLEKAWEECRGIGTSFGYNQIETVENYMSSEALIHLLIEKVAGGGNLLLDVGPTADGRIPVIQQQRLLDIGNWLETNGESIYETRKWEGAEDNDLADVYFTKKGKDLYVHCTQYPTSDLKIKGLKKASSVSLLGYAGDVKFKKSGKTITLSAPVLTPGKLTHTYAWVFKLENVLK; from the coding sequence ATGAAACGACTTCTTTTGCCGTTTTGCTTTTCACTTCTAATTACAATTTCCTACGCTCAGAAATACGATGCAAACTGGAAATCGATTGACAATCGCCCTGTTCCTCAATGGTTTGAGGATGTTAAATTTGGCATTTTTATTCACTGGGGCGTCTACTCTGTTCCGGCCTGGGCACCGGCAAATGCCGATATTGGCGTTTATGCCAAATACGCTGAGTGGTATGGATTCAGAATTAATGATGATAGCAAAGCCGGAAAACTATTTCGCGAATACCATAACAAAATGTATGGCGAAGATTTCATTTACCAGGACTTTGCCCCGCGGTTTAAAGCGCAACACTGGGATCCGGAACAATGGGCCGAATTATTTAAACGCGCTGGTGCGAAATATGTGGTTCTAACCTCGAAACATCACGAGGGATTTACACTGTGGCCCAGTGCACAAAGCTGGAACTGGAACAGTGTTGACATTGGCCCGCACCGCGATATTTGCGGCGACTTAACTACCGCAGTTAAAAATGCCGGCCTGCACATGGGTTTTTATTATTCGCTGTACGAATGGTACAATCCGCTTTACAACAACAACCTGCAAAAATATGTCGACGACCATATGATTCCGCAGATGAAAGACCTGGTTACCAGTTACGAGCCTGATATTTTATGGACCGATGGCGAGTGGGACCACCCGAGTGAAGATTGGAAAAGCACGGAGTTTTTGGCCTGGCTTTACAACGAATCGCCGGTTAAAGATCAGATTTGTGTAAACGACCGCTGGGGAAAAGAAACACGCAGCAAACATGGTGGATTTTTTACAACCGAGTACGATTTGGTTCACGATGGAAAAAGTAATGGGTTGGAAAAAGCATGGGAAGAATGTCGTGGAATTGGAACTTCATTCGGTTATAACCAGATTGAAACCGTTGAAAACTACATGAGCTCTGAAGCACTCATTCATTTGCTGATTGAAAAAGTTGCCGGAGGGGGAAATCTCCTGCTTGACGTCGGACCAACTGCCGACGGTCGCATTCCAGTAATTCAGCAACAACGCTTACTTGACATTGGTAATTGGCTGGAAACAAACGGCGAATCCATTTACGAAACCAGAAAATGGGAAGGCGCTGAAGATAATGATCTCGCTGACGTATATTTCACAAAAAAAGGAAAAGATTTGTACGTGCATTGCACACAATATCCGACTTCGGATTTAAAAATAAAAGGACTGAAAAAAGCATCATCGGTAAGTCTGTTAGGCTACGCGGGCGATGTAAAATTCAAAAAATCGGGTAAAACAATTACCCTTTCAGCGCCGGTGTTAACGCCGGGCAAACTTACCCATACTTACGCCTGGGTGTTTAAACTTGAAAATGTACTTAAATAA
- a CDS encoding T9SS type A sorting domain-containing protein, which translates to MKKLILTVTVLLPLFSVFAQTESNIAFDQSQSHQSINIGETGNPEMRFILDYVVPEELELIQDSIVYESFDTTTFEWVRMKRYNQIYEEDGNCGTVWIKIWNDSTQVWKDFKISEQCWNEDGEEIYNERRYSSSLNLMEDTVIFYGKTVEQVEFHDDQRTIKTTSYNDPLRNGEMVQTNQEEYTYDANDNQVFYMHLLWSEERAVWDTIETQENAYDEYGNKVKDKVMHWGGTWDLSLRGEHYLEWHYNEQNKLDTLYWYWWNYDIEEWVISGEEISNYNEDTLLVRRYGLYWDMEQETLVNSSSTEWDFDTMGNEILKMEYRWNSDSYEWKNEFKIETLYTESGKKQMETSYSWNDDSLKWIGSRKLEYEYTNGRQSDYKVFWWEEELNDWALTEHEAYEYEYDVENRLVLKITKRANSLDSLVNYQKNENIYEQHKKVSISYSWLYGQDQWLPINKTELEYNGTGDIRIQRNYSWNNSQNEWILDKQWEREYEEDENRILSVYGELTNYFEQMYYGTRDSLIYDSNYDLIYNTYYAWDDDLKGWKGVYKREQSWVQEHRMDTTTYYLWNEVSWDWTPTSRHIYFYSEAETAVETVENEIDIRVYPNPATQNVTFDIDSDARESWMDLYDMNGKLMLTKNLLQGKTVSVDQLNPGLYFWRVVQADQIYNGKLIIN; encoded by the coding sequence ATGAAAAAATTAATCCTTACAGTCACAGTACTGCTTCCTTTATTTTCAGTGTTCGCACAAACAGAATCGAATATTGCGTTCGATCAATCCCAGAGCCATCAGTCTATAAATATTGGAGAGACAGGGAACCCTGAAATGCGGTTCATTTTGGATTATGTTGTTCCTGAAGAATTGGAGTTGATTCAAGACAGTATTGTATATGAATCATTTGATACTACAACGTTTGAGTGGGTACGGATGAAACGATACAATCAAATTTATGAAGAAGACGGTAACTGTGGAACTGTTTGGATTAAAATATGGAATGATTCCACGCAAGTGTGGAAAGATTTTAAGATTTCAGAACAATGTTGGAACGAGGATGGTGAAGAGATATATAATGAACGTCGCTATTCGAGCAGTTTAAATCTTATGGAAGACACTGTGATATTCTATGGAAAAACAGTTGAACAGGTTGAATTTCACGATGATCAAAGAACAATAAAGACGACTTCGTATAATGATCCGCTCAGGAATGGAGAAATGGTTCAAACCAATCAAGAGGAATACACTTACGATGCCAATGATAATCAGGTCTTTTATATGCACCTGCTTTGGAGCGAGGAACGAGCCGTCTGGGATACAATTGAGACTCAGGAAAACGCTTACGATGAGTATGGTAACAAAGTGAAGGATAAGGTGATGCACTGGGGAGGAACCTGGGATTTGTCCTTGCGTGGCGAGCATTATTTGGAATGGCACTATAACGAGCAAAATAAACTTGACACTCTTTATTGGTATTGGTGGAACTATGATATTGAAGAATGGGTGATTTCCGGGGAAGAGATATCGAATTATAATGAGGATACGTTATTAGTTCGTAGATATGGGTTGTATTGGGATATGGAACAGGAAACATTAGTTAATTCGAGTAGTACAGAATGGGATTTTGATACAATGGGCAATGAGATTTTAAAAATGGAGTATAGGTGGAACAGTGATAGTTATGAATGGAAGAATGAATTTAAAATAGAAACACTATATACCGAAAGTGGAAAGAAACAAATGGAGACCAGCTATTCGTGGAATGATGATAGTTTAAAATGGATAGGTTCCCGTAAATTGGAGTACGAATATACGAATGGCCGGCAATCAGATTACAAAGTATTTTGGTGGGAGGAAGAGCTTAATGACTGGGCCCTAACAGAACATGAGGCGTATGAATATGAGTATGACGTTGAAAATCGGCTTGTACTAAAAATTACAAAACGAGCAAACTCACTAGATAGCTTGGTTAATTACCAAAAGAACGAGAATATTTATGAGCAGCACAAGAAGGTTTCAATTTCTTATTCATGGTTATATGGACAAGATCAATGGTTGCCAATAAACAAGACAGAGCTTGAATATAATGGGACTGGTGATATAAGAATACAGAGAAATTATAGTTGGAATAATAGCCAAAATGAATGGATATTAGATAAGCAATGGGAACGGGAATATGAAGAAGATGAGAATAGAATACTAAGTGTGTATGGAGAACTTACTAATTATTTTGAACAGATGTATTACGGGACCAGAGATTCTTTAATTTATGACAGTAATTATGATCTCATTTATAATACCTATTATGCTTGGGATGATGACCTTAAGGGCTGGAAAGGAGTATATAAAAGAGAGCAGAGCTGGGTTCAGGAGCACCGAATGGATACAACAACTTACTATTTGTGGAATGAAGTTTCTTGGGATTGGACACCTACTTCAAGACATATATATTTCTATTCGGAGGCAGAAACAGCTGTTGAAACTGTAGAAAATGAAATTGATATCCGCGTTTATCCAAATCCGGCAACTCAAAATGTAACATTCGATATTGATTCTGATGCTAGAGAAAGCTGGATGGACTTGTATGACATGAACGGAAAACTAATGTTGACTAAAAACTTATTGCAAGGGAAAACGGTTTCTGTAGATCAACTGAACCCCGGACTTTATTTTTGGAGGGTAGTTCAGGCAGACCAGATTTATAATGGTAAACTTATCATTAACTAA
- a CDS encoding long-chain fatty acid--CoA ligase, with amino-acid sequence MGQTVTRTFDVLERALNEFPREDAIAGKKDGKWYTYSTEEYYKKSQQLALGMMAFGLKRGDKVATVTTNRAEWNIADMGLAMAGIVHVPIYPTLGDDEYKYILKHAEVKIILAGDKKLFQSMCPLANMIDGVDAVYTFEEVEGAKHYEQILELGESKKEEFSAELETIKNDIKPEDLATIIYTSGTTGVPKGVMLSHKNLVSNFTEHAKLHDLGIEHRALSFLPLCHVYERSVNYHFQYRGMGVYYVGNLSQIVSSIKEVKPHMFNSVPRLLEKVYDGFVAKGKELTGVKKKLYFWALNLTRHFEYNKKFGPLMRMKISIADKLIYSKWREALGGNITYVVSGGAALQPRIARVFGMAKLTTLEGYGLTETSPVIAVNNPTTMEMMVGTVGPILEGYDVKFAPDGEILCKGPGVMMGYYKAPELTEEVIDRNGWFHTGDIGVLVDDKYLKITDRKKEIFKLSGGKYIAPQMIENKLKTSELIEQVMVIGANEKFASAIISPCFPILHDWAGDHKLHYENNEELIQLPEVVSKLQKEVMKVNKTLGSHEQISRIRLVHEEWTPSSGELSPTLKLRRNAVAVKYQHLIDDIYAVGAKK; translated from the coding sequence ATGGGACAGACAGTTACACGTACGTTTGATGTGCTTGAACGCGCATTAAATGAATTCCCCCGTGAAGATGCCATTGCCGGAAAAAAAGATGGGAAATGGTATACTTATTCCACCGAAGAATATTATAAAAAATCGCAACAGCTGGCCTTAGGAATGATGGCTTTCGGTTTAAAACGTGGCGATAAAGTTGCTACGGTTACTACTAATCGGGCCGAGTGGAATATTGCAGATATGGGTTTGGCTATGGCCGGAATTGTTCATGTTCCAATTTATCCAACACTGGGCGACGATGAATACAAATATATTCTGAAACACGCCGAGGTAAAGATTATTTTGGCAGGCGATAAAAAGCTTTTTCAAAGTATGTGCCCGCTGGCCAATATGATAGATGGTGTTGATGCTGTTTATACTTTTGAAGAGGTTGAGGGCGCGAAACATTATGAACAAATTCTGGAACTTGGCGAATCAAAAAAAGAGGAGTTTTCTGCTGAGTTGGAAACCATTAAAAATGATATTAAGCCGGAAGACCTGGCTACTATTATCTATACTTCGGGCACAACTGGTGTACCTAAGGGTGTTATGCTCAGTCATAAAAATTTGGTTTCGAATTTTACGGAGCATGCAAAACTTCACGATCTGGGTATTGAACACAGAGCTTTGAGTTTTCTGCCGCTTTGCCACGTTTACGAGCGCAGTGTAAATTACCATTTCCAATACCGTGGAATGGGTGTGTATTATGTGGGAAACCTTAGCCAGATTGTTTCTTCGATTAAGGAGGTGAAACCGCACATGTTTAACTCGGTTCCACGTTTGCTCGAAAAAGTGTACGATGGTTTTGTGGCCAAAGGAAAAGAGCTGACCGGAGTTAAGAAGAAACTCTATTTCTGGGCACTAAACCTCACACGTCATTTTGAATACAATAAGAAATTCGGTCCGTTAATGCGAATGAAAATTTCGATTGCAGATAAGCTGATTTACTCGAAGTGGCGGGAAGCATTGGGTGGTAACATCACTTATGTTGTATCGGGAGGTGCTGCGCTTCAGCCACGAATTGCCCGCGTGTTTGGAATGGCAAAACTTACCACCTTGGAAGGCTACGGATTAACCGAAACTTCGCCGGTGATAGCTGTTAATAATCCAACTACAATGGAAATGATGGTAGGAACAGTTGGACCCATTCTGGAAGGTTACGATGTGAAATTTGCCCCGGATGGAGAGATTTTGTGTAAAGGCCCCGGCGTAATGATGGGCTATTACAAAGCACCGGAATTAACCGAAGAAGTGATCGACAGAAACGGATGGTTCCATACCGGAGATATTGGTGTTTTAGTCGACGATAAATACCTGAAGATAACCGATCGTAAAAAAGAAATTTTCAAACTCTCGGGCGGCAAATATATTGCTCCGCAGATGATCGAGAACAAGTTGAAAACATCTGAACTGATTGAGCAGGTGATGGTAATTGGTGCCAACGAAAAGTTTGCAAGTGCCATTATTTCGCCGTGTTTCCCAATCCTACACGATTGGGCAGGAGACCACAAATTGCATTACGAAAATAATGAGGAGCTTATTCAATTGCCTGAAGTTGTTAGTAAACTGCAAAAAGAAGTTATGAAGGTGAATAAAACTCTGGGATCGCACGAACAAATCAGCCGAATACGACTGGTGCACGAAGAATGGACCCCAAGTTCGGGCGAACTGTCGCCAACATTAAAACTAAGACGAAATGCAGTGGCCGTTAAATACCAGCACTTAATTGATGATATATATGCCGTAGGGGCCAAAAAGTAG